The following are encoded together in the Robertmurraya sp. FSL R5-0851 genome:
- a CDS encoding ABC transporter ATP-binding protein, with protein sequence MGAIQKEVVSFKGVDKIYNTGTVALSQLDLSIQEGEFISFLGPSGCGKSTALRMVAGLGEATKGKVEVFGQNPKDLIRNSNDIAYVFQDSNLLPWRTVLDNVVLPLELRGSNKNTRKEIAMRVLEMVGLKDYLKSYPRQLSGGMKMRVSIARALAAKPKLLLMDEPFAALDEMTRQSLQMDLLDIWKKEHTTILFVTHNVYEAVYLSSKIAVMSARPGRLASLIDVDLSYPRDRVNSAFTEYVDLASQSLEHSLNGKELV encoded by the coding sequence ATGGGGGCCATACAAAAAGAGGTAGTATCTTTTAAAGGTGTGGATAAAATCTATAACACAGGTACGGTTGCGTTAAGTCAATTGGACTTGTCTATTCAAGAGGGAGAGTTTATTAGTTTCCTAGGCCCTTCAGGTTGCGGGAAGTCAACAGCTTTGAGAATGGTTGCAGGTTTAGGTGAAGCGACAAAAGGTAAGGTAGAGGTGTTCGGACAAAACCCGAAGGATTTGATTCGTAATTCAAATGATATTGCATATGTATTCCAGGATTCGAATTTATTACCGTGGAGAACAGTCCTTGATAACGTGGTGCTCCCTCTAGAGTTAAGAGGATCGAATAAAAATACAAGAAAAGAAATAGCTATGAGAGTTCTAGAAATGGTTGGTTTGAAAGATTATTTAAAGTCCTATCCAAGACAGCTTTCGGGTGGGATGAAAATGAGAGTTTCAATCGCGCGTGCTCTAGCTGCTAAACCGAAGTTGCTTTTAATGGATGAACCGTTTGCTGCATTGGATGAAATGACAAGGCAATCCCTGCAAATGGATTTATTAGACATATGGAAAAAAGAACATACGACTATATTATTTGTTACTCATAATGTATACGAAGCGGTATATCTATCTTCTAAAATTGCAGTTATGTCAGCGCGTCCTGGAAGATTGGCTTCCCTGATAGATGTTGATCTTTCTTATCCAAGAGACAGGGTAAATAGTGCGTTTACGGAATATGTGGATTTAGCTTCTCAAAGTCTTGAGCATAGCTTGAATGGAAAGGAGTTGGTGTAA
- the cspD gene encoding cold-shock protein CspD translates to MQNGKVKWFNNEKGFGFIEVEGGDDVFVHFSAIQGEGFKSLEEGQEVSFEIVEGNRGPQASNVVKL, encoded by the coding sequence ATGCAAAATGGAAAAGTAAAATGGTTTAACAATGAAAAAGGCTTTGGATTCATCGAAGTTGAAGGTGGAGACGATGTATTCGTACACTTCTCAGCAATCCAAGGTGAAGGCTTTAAGTCATTAGAAGAAGGTCAAGAAGTTTCTTTTGAAATCGTTGAAGGAAACCGTGGACCACAAGCTTCTAACGTAGTTAAGCTATAA
- a CDS encoding amidase produces the protein MDDKWNAFMNDHLNIQQTESGPLKGLSFGVKDVFEIKDYRSSAGNPDWFQSHQASKRHAPVINQLLERGACLKGTTHTDELMYSLNGENFHYGTPVNPRASDRIPGGSSSGSAVAVSAGVVDFALGTDTGGSIRVPSSYCGIYGFRPTHGLVDSTGVIPLAKSFDTVGWMTRDPNLLLAVGEVLIDKGPNDMEGFSTLFFENEAWSYLDNQTKGSYLRKIEVLKENYSAQYVNIAKGGLSKWAELFRNNQGIEIWDEHGDWIKRVNPVFGPGIAERFQWASTLNREHLSEYEEERELIKDQLSELLNKNGLLVLPTTPGEAPKRNLSVEKMEQYRSKTMKLTCIAGLSGFPQVTIPLIKENGIPIGLSFIANHHSDLKLLRLVQQLTNLYGGVF, from the coding sequence ATGGATGACAAATGGAATGCTTTTATGAACGACCACCTAAATATCCAACAAACGGAGTCGGGACCATTAAAAGGGCTTTCCTTCGGTGTAAAGGATGTATTTGAGATAAAGGATTATCGAAGCAGTGCGGGAAATCCAGATTGGTTTCAGTCTCATCAAGCTTCTAAGCGACACGCACCTGTTATTAATCAACTGTTAGAGAGAGGCGCTTGTCTGAAAGGTACGACCCATACGGATGAATTAATGTATAGTTTGAATGGTGAAAACTTTCATTATGGGACACCGGTTAATCCTAGGGCATCAGACCGTATACCTGGTGGATCTTCAAGTGGGTCAGCTGTGGCGGTTTCTGCTGGGGTAGTGGATTTTGCACTTGGGACTGATACAGGAGGATCGATTCGTGTTCCTTCATCCTATTGTGGGATATATGGGTTTAGACCTACACATGGACTAGTTGATAGTACGGGTGTAATCCCACTTGCTAAAAGCTTTGATACGGTTGGTTGGATGACAAGAGATCCGAACTTATTGCTTGCAGTGGGCGAGGTTCTTATAGATAAAGGGCCGAATGATATGGAAGGGTTTTCCACATTGTTTTTTGAAAATGAAGCTTGGTCATATTTAGATAACCAAACAAAAGGTAGTTATTTAAGAAAGATTGAAGTGTTAAAAGAAAACTATAGTGCTCAATATGTGAACATCGCAAAGGGTGGACTTTCAAAGTGGGCAGAATTATTCAGGAATAATCAAGGCATTGAGATTTGGGATGAACATGGAGATTGGATAAAACGTGTGAATCCTGTCTTTGGTCCAGGCATTGCTGAACGATTTCAATGGGCAAGTACGTTAAATAGAGAGCACTTAAGTGAATATGAGGAGGAAAGGGAGCTAATAAAGGATCAACTGTCTGAATTATTAAATAAAAATGGTCTGTTAGTATTACCTACTACCCCAGGGGAAGCACCAAAGCGAAATTTATCAGTAGAAAAAATGGAACAATATCGTTCGAAGACGATGAAGCTGACTTGTATAGCGGGCCTTTCGGGGTTTCCGCAAGTGACAATTCCTTTAATAAAAGAGAATGGAATTCCGATTGGATTATCTTTCATCGCCAATCATCATTCTGATTTGAAATTATTGCGTTTGGTCCAGCAATTAACAAATTTGTATGGAGGGGTTTTCTGA
- a CDS encoding NAD(P)/FAD-dependent oxidoreductase — MSLEALNLQVKKDLSYLNFGGTNWVRPHCHPDGHVYDVVIVGGGQSGLGAAFALLKERISNILVLDENPEGFEGPWETYARMVTLRTPKQLTSVDLGIPSLTFRSWWEAQFGAKSWDNIDKIPRRDWMNYLRWYRQVLQLPVINEVKLTLIEPSQKGIHQLHIEGKGVSTTKIFTRKVILATGIQGGGEWHVPPMISENLPKHLFAHTSEPIDFEELKGKKVAILGGGASAFDNANFALTEGVAEAHVFVRRKELPRINPIRQMETSGMIERFHSLTDSNKYKIISHFFKHNQPPTNDTFARASSWPGFHLHLGSPWLHVEPSNGGAKITTPKGIFYFDFLIISTGLLTDPAFRPELKLVEKHIARWEDRYQPTEAEANPILDAHPYLSPGFAFLSRDEKGKKLLHGIFAFNYSALISCGISASALSGMKFGIPKLVSAVADQLFLDDQEEILTQFFNYKEVEFTGEWDKERELVGTTKHIETEKEKQ, encoded by the coding sequence ATGAGTTTAGAAGCTTTAAATCTACAGGTAAAAAAAGATCTCTCTTATCTCAATTTCGGCGGCACTAATTGGGTTCGCCCTCACTGTCATCCCGATGGACACGTTTACGATGTCGTCATTGTAGGCGGCGGCCAAAGCGGTTTAGGCGCCGCCTTTGCATTATTAAAAGAGCGGATATCTAATATACTTGTTTTAGACGAAAATCCTGAAGGCTTCGAAGGTCCATGGGAAACGTATGCTCGCATGGTAACACTAAGAACTCCCAAACAATTAACTTCTGTTGACCTAGGTATTCCCTCCCTCACATTCCGCTCTTGGTGGGAAGCACAATTCGGAGCAAAAAGCTGGGACAATATTGACAAAATCCCTAGAAGAGATTGGATGAATTATTTACGATGGTACCGTCAAGTACTTCAACTGCCTGTCATCAACGAAGTTAAACTTACATTAATTGAACCTTCACAAAAAGGAATACATCAGCTTCATATCGAAGGAAAAGGGGTGTCTACGACCAAAATATTCACTCGAAAAGTGATACTCGCCACAGGGATACAAGGCGGCGGAGAGTGGCATGTTCCACCCATGATTTCTGAAAATCTACCTAAGCATCTTTTCGCGCATACATCAGAGCCTATCGATTTCGAAGAATTAAAAGGGAAGAAAGTTGCCATTTTAGGTGGCGGCGCCTCAGCCTTTGATAATGCTAACTTCGCTCTTACAGAAGGCGTAGCCGAAGCACATGTTTTCGTTCGGAGAAAGGAACTTCCGAGAATTAACCCGATTCGTCAAATGGAAACATCAGGCATGATTGAACGCTTCCACTCTTTAACAGATTCAAATAAATATAAAATCATTTCTCACTTTTTTAAACATAACCAACCACCAACGAACGATACATTTGCTCGCGCCTCATCCTGGCCTGGCTTTCATCTCCACCTTGGCTCTCCATGGCTTCATGTCGAACCAAGCAACGGTGGAGCAAAAATTACCACCCCAAAAGGAATATTCTATTTTGATTTTCTAATTATCAGCACAGGTCTACTAACCGACCCTGCTTTTCGCCCAGAATTAAAGCTGGTTGAAAAGCATATTGCCAGATGGGAAGATCGCTATCAACCTACAGAGGCGGAAGCAAACCCAATACTCGACGCACACCCTTATTTAAGTCCTGGTTTCGCATTTTTAAGCCGTGACGAAAAAGGAAAAAAATTACTACATGGTATATTCGCTTTTAATTATTCCGCATTAATTAGTTGTGGAATTTCCGCTTCTGCACTTTCCGGAATGAAATTCGGAATTCCCAAACTCGTTTCAGCTGTCGCAGACCAACTTTTTTTAGACGATCAGGAAGAAATACTCACTCAGTTCTTTAACTATAAAGAAGTAGAATTCACTGGAGAATGGGACAAAGAAAGAGAATTAGTAGGAACAACAAAACACATCGAAACAGAAAAGGAGAAACAATGA
- a CDS encoding HD-GYP domain-containing protein: MKKEHLTVQEIDDILEKLGNEDSGQIKYGYSNKKAIKNITAKINQAARQVQLIFSDIMLGEELNINMLEKEILPVISQASEIPHIYHLFYELNKTEEYTYKHPIGVGIISLMIGKWLKLSEGELRELAIGATLHDIGKTRINPFILNKKGKLTKEEYEEVQLHTSYGYEILRKIDQLSDRVALVALHHHEREDGRGYPKGLEGNQIDVYSKIVAIADMFHAMLSRRAYQEPLPYYTALRQLQDHAFGKLDANITLLFLYKLMDSIIGRSVMLSDGRIGKILMVDQYDPLRILLQVNDQIIDLKMNRELYIEKVVNDE; this comes from the coding sequence ATGAAGAAAGAGCATTTAACAGTTCAAGAGATTGATGATATTCTTGAAAAATTAGGAAATGAAGATAGTGGTCAAATAAAATATGGCTATTCAAATAAAAAGGCAATAAAAAACATTACCGCAAAAATTAATCAAGCAGCAAGGCAAGTACAATTGATTTTTTCTGATATAATGCTGGGTGAAGAACTCAATATCAATATGTTAGAGAAAGAAATCCTTCCTGTAATATCTCAAGCTTCAGAAATCCCTCATATCTATCACTTATTTTATGAATTAAACAAAACCGAAGAATATACATACAAGCATCCCATTGGTGTAGGAATAATCTCCTTGATGATTGGTAAGTGGTTAAAGCTTTCAGAAGGAGAACTGAGAGAATTAGCAATCGGAGCGACTTTGCATGATATTGGTAAAACAAGGATTAATCCATTTATTTTAAATAAAAAAGGAAAGCTTACAAAGGAAGAATACGAGGAAGTGCAGCTTCATACTAGCTATGGATATGAAATTCTTCGTAAGATTGATCAGTTAAGTGACCGAGTGGCTCTCGTGGCTCTTCATCATCATGAACGGGAGGACGGAAGGGGATATCCTAAGGGGCTTGAAGGCAATCAAATTGATGTGTATTCCAAAATTGTCGCGATAGCTGATATGTTTCATGCGATGTTATCTAGACGTGCTTATCAAGAGCCGCTGCCATATTATACGGCATTAAGACAGCTTCAAGATCATGCATTCGGAAAATTGGATGCTAATATTACACTGTTGTTTCTGTATAAATTAATGGACAGTATTATCGGTCGATCCGTTATGCTCAGTGACGGAAGGATTGGGAAAATCCTAATGGTTGACCAATACGATCCTCTCAGGATTCTTTTGCAAGTAAATGATCAAATCATCGACCTCAAAATGAATCGTGAGTTATATATTGAGAAAGTCGTAAACGATGAATAA
- the uraH gene encoding hydroxyisourate hydrolase: MTGLTTHILDLSHGQPANEVTIELYFQKENSTEWTLLKTAVTNDDGRLDSPFLTKEELKNGCYELVFHIGSYFRNMNIDLPSPPFLDKIPVRFNIVDTTTHYHIPLLVSPWGYQVYRGS; encoded by the coding sequence ATGACAGGTCTAACTACACATATTTTAGATTTATCTCACGGCCAACCAGCCAACGAAGTAACTATTGAACTGTATTTTCAAAAAGAAAATTCAACAGAATGGACCCTTCTAAAGACCGCTGTAACAAATGATGATGGGAGACTTGATTCTCCCTTTTTAACTAAGGAAGAATTAAAAAACGGTTGTTATGAGTTAGTTTTTCACATCGGTAGTTATTTTCGCAACATGAACATTGATTTACCCAGTCCACCATTCTTAGATAAGATACCTGTTCGCTTCAACATCGTTGACACAACCACACATTATCATATTCCACTACTAGTTTCCCCCTGGGGTTACCAAGTTTATAGAGGAAGTTAA
- a CDS encoding chromate transporter, which translates to MIYIQIFIAFFIPGIIGYGGGPASIPLIEHEVVSRYGWMTTSEFSEVLALGNALPGPIATKMAGYIGFEVGGALGAVTGVLATVAPSLFIMIVLLRLLSKYKESPKVKRLSMIVLPAVAVLMAGLTFDFFQTSYFSNGLWSTFVIAMVSLLLIERWKVHPAFVIFGGLVVGAIFLS; encoded by the coding sequence ATGATCTATATACAGATTTTCATTGCATTTTTCATTCCTGGTATTATCGGATATGGAGGTGGACCAGCATCCATTCCTTTAATTGAACATGAAGTGGTTAGTCGTTATGGTTGGATGACTACGAGTGAATTTAGTGAAGTATTGGCGCTTGGGAATGCGTTACCGGGACCGATAGCTACCAAAATGGCTGGTTATATTGGCTTTGAGGTAGGTGGAGCACTTGGTGCGGTCACAGGTGTGCTCGCTACGGTTGCGCCTTCGTTATTTATCATGATTGTCTTACTAAGGCTGCTATCCAAATACAAAGAGTCGCCTAAAGTGAAAAGATTATCGATGATTGTCCTGCCTGCAGTAGCTGTTTTGATGGCCGGCCTTACTTTTGATTTTTTTCAAACCTCCTATTTTTCAAATGGTTTATGGTCAACTTTTGTGATCGCTATGGTGAGTCTATTGCTCATCGAAAGGTGGAAGGTGCATCCTGCCTTTGTCATATTTGGAGGGTTAGTAGTCGGTGCGATTTTCCTAAGTTAA
- a CDS encoding ABC transporter substrate-binding protein, with protein sequence MEVLMRVKYLLVGMVLVLVLAACGKTESSSSTTEGSESSEEEVKDVKVVLNWFAKAQHGGVYAARENGLFEENGLNVTIEPGGPQVSSINMVASGKAEFGLAHADQIVNARNEGIELVALASAMQGSPQAFMFHKGKGIEDFDELNGRKVFVQPGIVYWEYLKTQYDLSKVEELAHTGQHGNFIADENSVTQAFVTSEPYFMELDGVEVETKLISDAGYDPYNIVLYVTRDYLEENKETVKAFTTAFVEGWNLYKDSYEDINKVIQEDNPDIELESLKFEAEAQSEFVYGGDAAEHGVGYMTEERWATLIDQLNELKILEETFDAKDIFTTEFLTE encoded by the coding sequence ATGGAAGTGTTAATGAGAGTGAAGTATCTTTTAGTGGGAATGGTCTTAGTTTTAGTATTAGCTGCTTGTGGTAAAACGGAATCTAGTAGCTCTACGACTGAGGGAAGTGAGTCTTCTGAAGAGGAAGTAAAAGATGTTAAGGTGGTACTCAACTGGTTTGCGAAAGCTCAGCACGGAGGAGTGTACGCTGCTCGAGAGAATGGCTTGTTTGAAGAGAATGGACTAAATGTGACGATTGAGCCTGGTGGACCTCAGGTTTCTTCTATTAATATGGTCGCTTCAGGAAAAGCTGAATTTGGTTTAGCTCATGCGGATCAAATAGTAAATGCAAGAAATGAAGGAATTGAACTAGTTGCTCTAGCATCTGCTATGCAAGGGAGCCCGCAAGCATTTATGTTTCACAAAGGAAAGGGAATTGAAGATTTTGATGAATTAAATGGAAGAAAAGTATTTGTGCAGCCTGGGATTGTTTACTGGGAGTATTTAAAGACGCAGTACGACTTGAGTAAGGTGGAAGAATTAGCGCATACAGGTCAACATGGTAATTTTATAGCTGATGAGAATTCTGTAACCCAAGCATTTGTAACGTCTGAACCCTACTTTATGGAGTTAGATGGTGTAGAAGTAGAAACGAAGCTAATTTCTGATGCTGGTTATGACCCTTACAATATTGTGTTATATGTAACAAGGGATTATTTAGAGGAAAATAAAGAAACGGTAAAAGCATTTACGACTGCGTTTGTTGAGGGGTGGAATCTTTACAAAGATTCTTATGAGGATATTAACAAAGTCATTCAAGAAGATAACCCAGATATTGAGTTGGAATCATTGAAGTTTGAAGCAGAGGCTCAAAGCGAGTTTGTTTATGGCGGGGACGCGGCAGAACATGGAGTAGGTTATATGACAGAAGAGCGTTGGGCGACATTGATTGATCAGTTAAACGAATTAAAAATTTTGGAAGAGACATTTGATGCGAAGGACATTTTTACAACTGAGTTTTTAACTGAGTAA
- a CDS encoding zinc-finger domain-containing protein, whose translation MLSRQQILREVEELMGRYCKECFLHKHHKDEKGRRYAHRFCITNCTVGEKIKEMGKRLT comes from the coding sequence ATGCTGAGTAGGCAACAAATATTACGAGAAGTAGAAGAATTAATGGGACGTTATTGTAAGGAATGTTTCCTACATAAGCATCACAAAGATGAAAAGGGGAGAAGATACGCACATCGATTTTGTATTACTAATTGTACGGTCGGGGAGAAAATAAAAGAGATGGGAAAAAGACTTACATGA
- the ggt gene encoding gamma-glutamyltransferase, whose protein sequence is MYRSLPFAYRPTTMATNGMITTPHYLASQAGMKVLQEGGNAIEAAIAAASTIGVVYPHMNGIGGDNFWLIYNSHNKELRALNSSGRSGELATIDFYKKQGLEKIPPRGALAANTIPGAIAGWEKAFRYSAENMRGYFRWEELLQSAIGYAKDGYPVTPSQEYWTRVNLDETDNQFRCLQKYSEFKKIFTTSSGLSYSVGELMKQPDLAITLEGIAKEGSDLFYKGMLAKSITEDLNAYGGILTPEDFASHHSDWVEPISVDYRGHTVYNLPPNTQGFASLSILNILNQFDVPSLTEGSADYYHLLIEATKLAFEDRDRYLTDPDFSYIPLEKLLSSKRGEELARKIKFNKSNQLEKRLDPKGDTVWLGVVDRYGNSVSLIQSIYHEYGSGFIPKNTGIVLQNRGSFFSLNENDVNCLQPKKRTYHTLNPAMLFKGGEPYLVYGTMGGEGQPQTQAALVTRIIDYHYSVQAAIEAPRWLYGRTWGAESNSVKVEGRISSDICRELKEIGHEIERVSDFSDIMGHAGAILINPESKIKYGGADPRGDGAALGY, encoded by the coding sequence ATGTATCGATCTTTACCTTTTGCCTATCGACCTACCACTATGGCAACGAATGGTATGATTACCACTCCTCACTATTTAGCCTCACAAGCAGGTATGAAAGTGCTGCAGGAGGGAGGGAATGCGATAGAAGCCGCCATTGCAGCAGCGTCCACCATTGGAGTTGTATATCCGCATATGAATGGAATAGGTGGTGATAATTTTTGGTTAATATATAATTCCCATAACAAGGAACTGAGAGCGTTAAATAGCAGTGGTCGGTCTGGTGAACTTGCAACGATTGATTTTTACAAGAAGCAAGGATTAGAAAAAATTCCACCCAGGGGGGCTCTAGCTGCCAATACGATTCCGGGTGCAATTGCAGGCTGGGAAAAGGCTTTTCGATATTCCGCGGAAAATATGAGGGGCTATTTTCGATGGGAAGAGTTGCTTCAATCTGCTATTGGCTATGCAAAAGACGGGTATCCGGTTACTCCTAGTCAGGAATATTGGACCCGTGTGAATCTGGACGAAACCGACAATCAGTTTAGGTGTTTGCAGAAATACTCTGAGTTTAAAAAAATATTTACAACATCAAGTGGCCTTTCTTATTCCGTGGGTGAATTAATGAAACAACCTGATTTAGCAATTACATTAGAGGGAATAGCTAAAGAAGGCAGCGACTTGTTTTATAAAGGGATGTTGGCGAAGAGTATTACGGAAGATCTTAATGCATATGGGGGAATATTAACTCCCGAGGACTTTGCTTCTCATCATTCCGATTGGGTTGAACCAATTTCGGTGGATTATCGCGGACACACGGTGTATAATCTGCCTCCTAATACACAAGGTTTTGCATCGTTGTCCATATTAAATATATTGAATCAATTTGACGTGCCATCTTTGACAGAAGGTTCCGCCGATTATTATCACTTGCTAATTGAAGCTACTAAACTAGCTTTTGAGGATCGTGATCGTTATCTAACAGATCCTGACTTTTCCTATATCCCGCTAGAGAAGCTTCTTTCCTCGAAACGAGGAGAAGAGTTGGCTCGTAAAATTAAATTTAATAAAAGTAACCAATTAGAGAAGAGGTTGGATCCAAAGGGAGATACAGTTTGGCTTGGTGTGGTTGACCGGTACGGAAATTCTGTGTCACTTATACAAAGCATTTATCATGAGTACGGTTCTGGTTTTATCCCTAAAAATACAGGGATAGTCCTACAAAATCGAGGCAGCTTCTTTTCTTTAAATGAGAATGATGTCAATTGTCTTCAACCAAAAAAGCGAACCTATCATACTCTCAATCCTGCGATGCTGTTTAAAGGAGGGGAGCCCTACTTGGTATATGGGACGATGGGAGGAGAAGGACAACCACAAACCCAAGCTGCCTTAGTAACAAGGATCATTGATTATCACTATTCTGTTCAAGCTGCGATTGAAGCACCAAGATGGTTATACGGACGTACGTGGGGAGCTGAATCCAACAGCGTAAAAGTAGAAGGAAGAATCTCTAGTGATATCTGTAGAGAGCTAAAAGAAATAGGTCATGAGATTGAGAGGGTATCAGATTTTAGTGATATTATGGGTCATGCAGGTGCGATATTAATTAACCCGGAGAGCAAAATCAAGTATGGTGGTGCGGATCCACGTGGAGATGGTGCGGCACTTGGTTACTAG
- a CDS encoding ABC transporter permease: protein MTSQTATTNRSKLVVESSITDKKKARGKVKGTIIGPVIALVIFLSLWQSIPIVFDIKPFILPKPTDVLQAAMDDWHLLWPAIQITVTESIIGFVISAIVGIGISILLASSRILEVSLYPYAVILQTIPVVAIAPIIVIWFGSGFNSIVIISFLIGFFPVVSNTLMGLNSVDKNMGDLFTLYNASKWQTMWKLRIPAAMPYMMSGLKISCTLAIVGAITGEFIAGIGGGRGGLGYAITVAAVQLKTPYLFACAISGAIFGIGFYLLVSSISRFMLKSWHESAMKVEK from the coding sequence ATGACCAGTCAAACAGCAACAACGAATCGTAGTAAATTGGTAGTTGAGTCGAGCATAACGGATAAAAAGAAGGCACGGGGAAAGGTGAAAGGGACGATCATTGGGCCCGTTATTGCTTTGGTGATCTTTCTGTCTTTATGGCAGTCTATTCCAATTGTCTTTGATATCAAACCATTTATTCTCCCGAAACCGACAGATGTTTTACAAGCGGCTATGGATGACTGGCATCTTCTGTGGCCGGCTATTCAGATAACAGTTACAGAATCGATCATTGGGTTCGTCATTAGTGCGATCGTAGGAATTGGAATCTCGATTTTGTTAGCGAGTTCTAGAATATTAGAGGTAAGCCTTTATCCATATGCGGTTATATTACAGACAATCCCGGTTGTGGCGATTGCTCCGATCATTGTTATTTGGTTTGGATCTGGATTTAATTCAATCGTGATTATTTCATTTTTAATTGGATTTTTCCCAGTTGTATCGAACACATTGATGGGTTTGAATTCAGTTGATAAAAATATGGGTGATTTATTTACACTATATAATGCTTCAAAATGGCAAACCATGTGGAAACTTCGGATTCCGGCGGCGATGCCATATATGATGTCTGGATTGAAAATTTCGTGTACGTTGGCGATTGTTGGTGCGATAACAGGGGAGTTTATTGCTGGAATTGGTGGAGGTAGAGGTGGCTTAGGTTATGCCATCACTGTAGCTGCTGTTCAATTAAAAACACCTTATTTATTTGCATGTGCCATTTCTGGTGCGATATTTGGAATTGGTTTTTACCTTCTAGTTAGCTCGATTTCAAGGTTCATGCTTAAATCATGGCACGAGTCTGCGATGAAGGTTGAAAAATAA
- the uraD gene encoding 2-oxo-4-hydroxy-4-carboxy-5-ureidoimidazoline decarboxylase, producing MYTISQVNNTNMDEFMNIMNGIFEHSPWIARIAFNEKPFPSLHHLHRCMVDVVKHASPEQQLTLIKAHPNLGERIAMTDHSTEEQKGAGLQNLSNDEYEQFIKTNQEYMDKFGFPFILAVRGKNKHEIYESMKTRISSSKEIEFETALTEIYKIALLRLEEIIK from the coding sequence ATGTACACAATTAGCCAAGTAAACAATACAAACATGGATGAATTTATGAACATAATGAATGGAATTTTTGAACATTCCCCTTGGATTGCCCGTATAGCTTTCAACGAAAAACCTTTTCCTTCCTTACATCATTTACACCGATGTATGGTAGACGTAGTCAAACACGCTTCCCCTGAGCAGCAATTAACACTAATCAAAGCCCACCCGAATTTAGGAGAACGGATCGCAATGACAGATCATTCTACCGAAGAACAAAAAGGGGCTGGGTTACAGAATCTCTCCAATGATGAGTACGAACAATTCATCAAAACCAATCAAGAGTATATGGATAAATTTGGATTCCCATTCATTTTAGCCGTTCGTGGAAAGAACAAACACGAAATATACGAATCGATGAAAACACGAATTTCTTCTAGCAAAGAGATTGAGTTTGAAACAGCTTTGACTGAAATATACAAAATTGCCCTTCTTCGTTTAGAAGAAATCATTAAATGA
- a CDS encoding chromate transporter, producing the protein MRLQWDIFVAFFRSGMLGFGGGPSTIPLVHKEVVGTFKWMNDQEFSDVLALGNTLPGPIATKMAGYIGYRVGGIRGMLNAVIATVLPTILLMLLLLTSFNKVKDHPRVEGMTNGVVPIVGVMMATLTWDFIKKTRQGFGWKKGVFLLLGSFIVMEILNVHPGIVIGGLLVIAVTMSDKKEKIEIQVKGNSESL; encoded by the coding sequence ATGAGACTGCAATGGGATATTTTTGTCGCATTTTTTAGGTCCGGAATGTTAGGGTTTGGTGGTGGTCCCTCGACGATTCCTCTTGTACATAAAGAAGTGGTAGGGACGTTTAAATGGATGAATGATCAGGAGTTTAGTGATGTGTTGGCATTAGGAAATACTCTCCCGGGGCCGATAGCGACGAAGATGGCGGGATATATTGGTTACCGAGTGGGAGGGATCAGGGGTATGCTCAATGCTGTAATTGCTACTGTCCTTCCAACTATTCTATTAATGTTACTTTTGTTAACATCATTTAATAAAGTAAAGGATCATCCTAGGGTTGAAGGAATGACTAATGGAGTCGTCCCAATTGTTGGAGTCATGATGGCTACACTAACTTGGGATTTTATCAAAAAAACAAGACAAGGCTTTGGTTGGAAAAAGGGAGTCTTTCTTCTATTGGGCAGCTTTATTGTGATGGAAATTCTAAATGTGCATCCAGGGATTGTTATTGGAGGGTTGTTAGTTATAGCAGTTACCATGTCTGATAAGAAGGAAAAAATAGAAATACAAGTAAAGGGAAATAGTGAGAGCCTATGA